A DNA window from Ipomoea triloba cultivar NCNSP0323 chromosome 10, ASM357664v1 contains the following coding sequences:
- the LOC116033140 gene encoding uncharacterized protein LOC116033140: MLMMGVSDAVMCQAFYSTLSGRAVEWFTSLEPGSIADFCELARKFVHRFAISKAAKKHFTSLEKDKQREGESLTLFSERWKAGKTTAINLLLSALRAGALYQDLILKQPNTYEEALRRMTNHAIADEGNAAKRMQEIGQAQRDLRRQPDQRRKDQDRNPIYPIETDGEILEYAQSCNMIQLPAPSRDGLDKDKYCAYHRNRGHETDECHVLKGLIEDLLRSGELAQFAAEKKKGRRRGWKKYFKKSDKEKKDKGLEPDHDPPPAESKQVIHVIFGGPEGGDDPDQRRAWSRDMPVCSISTDQPEKRLKEEPITFTDRDLSPGGDQSTEALVVTIDI, from the coding sequence ATGTTGATGATGGGAGTGTCCGATGCCGTGATGTGCCAAGCCTTCTACTCAACCCTTTCGGGCCGAGCGGTCGAATGGTTCACATCTTTGGAGCCCGGGTCCATTGCGGATTTCTGCGAACTAGCCCGAAAGTTTGTTCACCGCTTTGCTATCTCGAAGGCGGCCAAAAAACATTTCACCTCCTTAGAAAAGGACAAGCAACGTGAAGGTGAATCCCTGACCTTGTTCAGCGAACGATGGAAGGCGGGCAAGACAACTGCGATCAACCTACTACTCTCTGCGCTACGAGCGGGAGCCTTGTATCAGGACCTCATTCTCAAGCAGCCGAACACTTATGAAGAAGCCCTCAGGCGAATGACCAACCACGCGATAGCTGATGAAGGCAACGCTGCCAAGCGCATGCAAGAGATTGGGCAAGCTCAGAGAGATTTGCGGCGACAGCCCGACCAGAGAAGAAAGGACCAAGACAGGAACCCGATCTACCCTATCGAGACCGATGGCGAAATACTGGAGTATGCCCAATCATGCAACATGATCCAGCTCCCGGCCCCGTCGAGGGATGGCCTAGACAAAGATAAATATTGTGCATACCACAGGAACCGGGGCCACGAGACCGACGAGTGTCATGTCTTGAAGGGATTGATTGAAGATCTATTGCGGTCGGGGGAACTGGCACAGTTCGCCGCCGAAAAGAAGAAAGGCCGGCGTCGGGGCTGGAAGAAATACTTCAAAAAATCTGACAAGGAGAAGAAGGACAAGGGGCTCGAACCTGACCATGACCCTCCCCCTGCCGAATCAAAACAAGTTATCCACGTCATCTTTGGAGGGCCGGAAGGAGGCGACGATCCTGACCAACGCCGCGCCTGGTCGCGGGACATGCCGGTATGCTCGATCAGCACCGACCAACCGGAAAAAAGACTGAAGGAAGAACCCATTACTTTCACTGACCGAGACCTCTCTCCCGGGGGAGACCAGTCGACCGAAGCCTTGGTCGTCACAATCGACATATGA
- the LOC116033501 gene encoding disease resistance protein TAO1-like: MHDLIHEMGLNIAREKGSRRWRLEDIEDEPKAVEGLLLSFDYDENISPCIEAFKQMTKLKMLIVKYRVHHLCSSKSHQESIEAFKDIDIVNYLPRSLMVLKFSYYPWSKLYFPMEMKKLTYLDLSSSKSLLKTPNFAMMPNLVNLNISNCKALETIHPSVGNLTKLVKLNLGHCNLAKLLSFNQEMKSITHLDLGCCSPLLETPNFATMPNMEYLNLSNCKKLKEVHLSFENLRKLVSFDFHGCSNLEKLPSLNQEMKGITRLNLKNCSSLLEVPNFAMMPNLKFLRLSKCEKLKVIHPSFGNLKELVSFDFHRCCNLEKLPSFKQEMENILYLDLTDCSSLLETPSFAMMPNLKFLRLSKCEKLKDIHPSFGNLKKLVSFDFHGCSNLEKFPSFNQEMKSITDLDLTDCSSLLETPNLL; encoded by the exons ATGCATGATTTGATACATGAAATGGGGTTGAATATTGCAAGAGAAAAAGGGAGTAGGAGATGGCGGCTTGAAGACATTGAGGAT gAGCCTAAGGCGGTGGAAGGTCTTTTGCTTTCATTTGACTATGATGAGAATATTAGCCCTTGTATTGAAGCTTTCAAACAGATGACAAAATTGAAGATGCTAATAGTTAAATATCGTGTACATCATCTTTGTAGCTCAAAGTCTCATCAGGAAAGTATTGAAGCTTTCAAAGATATAGACATTGTGAATTATCTCCCAAGGAGTTTGATGGTTCTCAAATTCTCATATTATCCATGGTCAAAGCTTTATTTCCCAATG GAAATGAAAAAACTTACCTATTTGGATCTGAGCTCATCCAAATCTTTGTTAAAAACTCCAAATTTTGCAATGATGCCGAATTTGGTGAATTTAAACATTTCAAACTGTAAGGCATTAGAAACGATCCATCCTTCTGTTGGAAATCTTACGAAACTTGTTAAATTGAATTTAGGACATTGCAACCTTGCAAAGCTTCTGAGCTTCAATCAA GAAATGAAGAGCATTACCCATTTGGATCTCGGATGTTGTAGCCCTTTGTTAGAAACGCCAAATTTTGCTACGATGCCGAACATGGAGTATTTAAACCTTTCAAACTGTAAGAAATTGAAAGAGGTCCACCTATCTTTTGAAAATCTTAGGAAACTTGTGTCCTTCGATTTTCATGGATGTAGCAACCTTGAAAAGCTTCCCAGCTTAAACCAG GAAATGAAGGGCATTACTCGTTTGAATCTTAAAAACTGTAGCTCTTTGTTAGAAGTGCCAAATTTTGCTATGATGCCGAACTTGAAGTTTTTACGCCTTTCAAAGTGTGAGAAATTAAAAGTCATCCACCCATCTTTTGGAAATCTTAAGGAGCTTGTGTCCTTCGATTTTCATAGATGTTGTAACCTTGAAAAGCTTCCTAGCTTTAAACAG GAAATGGAGAACATTCTCTATTTGGATCTTACAGATTGTAGCTCTTTGTTAGAAACACCAAGTTTTGCTATGATGCCGAACTTGAAGTTTTTACGCCTTTCAAAGTGTGAGAAATTGAAAGACATCCACCCATCTTTTGGAAATCTTAAGAAACTTGTGTCTTTCGATTTTCATGGATGTAGTAACCTTGAAAAGTTTCCGAGCTTTAACCAG GAAATGAAGAGCATTACCGATTTGGATCTTACAGATTGTAGCTCTTTGTTAGAAACGCCAAATTTGCTATGA
- the LOC116033502 gene encoding toll/interleukin-1 receptor-like protein: MVEFQNMASDTPSQSTRKFTYHVFLSFRGEDTHKNFVDHLYDRLNLKGLHTFKDDERLEKGHQIAPALLQSIQESRFAVVVFSKNYASSPWCLDELTKIMECKDNLNQVVVPIFYDIDPSHVRKQTASFEGAFDEHEENFKDDEGKAKVERWRKALTKAGSIVGHDLHGHEYNGFETECIKAVIADISKQLPPPPIVQKGLVGLELRLEEIRMKLKVWDEDVKLVLGGYGRYWENNHCKSCF; this comes from the exons ATGGTCGAGTTCCAAAATATGGCTTCTGATACTCCTTCACAATCAACCCGGAAATTCACTTATCATGTTTTCTTGAGCTTTCGAGGTGAAGATACTCACAAGAATTTTGTTGATCACCTTTACGATCGCCTGAACCTGAAAGGACTCCACACCTTCAAAGATGACGAGCGGCTGGAGAAAGGACATCAGATTGCTCCCGCTCTCCTACAATCTATTCAAGAATCAAGATTTGCTGTTGTAGTCTTCTCCAAGAATTATGCATCGTCACCCTGGTGTCTAGACGAACTTACAAAAATCATGGAATGCAAAGATAATCTGAACCAGGTTGTGGTGCCAATTTTCTACGACATAGACCCTTCACATGTGCGCAAACAAACTGCAAGTTTTGAAGGAGCATTTGACGAACATGAAGAGAATTTCAAAGATGATGAGGGCAAGGCAAAGGTTGAAAGGTGGAGGAAAGCTTTGACAAAGGCAGGCAGTATTGTAGGGCACGATTTGCACGGTCATGAGTATAACGG ATTTGAAACAGAGTGTATCAAAGCAGTCATTGCTGACATATCAAAACAACTGCCTCCACCTCCAATTGTCCAAAAAGGTTTAGTGGGATTAGAGTTACGGCTTGaagaaataagaatgaagttAAAAGTGTGGGATGAAGATGTTAAGTTAGTATTAGGTGGGTATGGGCGGTATTGGGAAAACAACCATTGCAAAAGTTGCTTTTGA